From a single Gemmatimonadaceae bacterium genomic region:
- the arfB gene encoding aminoacyl-tRNA hydrolase: MARSDDEAPRDVLVVNAHVHIPRAELEVRASRSGGPGGQHVNTSSTKIELRWQPGTSVALTDAQRERLAVQLVSKLDTEGWLRLTASEYRSQLQNREAAEARLVAMVRAALVVPKARRATKPTFTSKVKRLESKSQRSEVKQQRKRIRHDD; encoded by the coding sequence GACGACGAGGCACCACGCGACGTGCTGGTGGTGAACGCGCACGTGCACATCCCGCGCGCGGAGCTCGAGGTGCGGGCGTCACGCAGCGGCGGGCCCGGCGGGCAGCACGTGAACACCAGCTCCACGAAGATCGAGCTGCGGTGGCAGCCCGGCACTTCCGTCGCGCTGACCGACGCGCAGCGCGAGCGCCTGGCGGTGCAGCTCGTCTCGAAGCTGGACACCGAGGGCTGGCTGCGCCTGACGGCCAGCGAATACCGCAGCCAGCTGCAGAACCGCGAGGCCGCCGAGGCCCGGCTGGTGGCGATGGTCAGGGCGGCGCTGGTGGTGCCCAAGGCCCGGCGCGCCACCAAGCCGACGTTCACGTCGAAGGTGAAGCGGCTGGAGTCGAAGTCGCAGCGCAGCGAGGTGAAGCAGCAGCGCAAGCGGATCCGGCACGACGACTAG